The Shewanella pealeana ATCC 700345 genome contains the following window.
GAGCGCCGCACGTTGGCTGACGTTTATTATGGGCGTATTGGGAACCTTAGCGGGCCTTATCTTTATTGACCCTGAAATTCGCTCCTTAATGGAGGCGTATTTTAAGGTAATAGGCATGTTTATGGGAGCGTTAGGAGGTTTATTTGTGCTGGGAGCATTGACTAAAAAAGCCAATTCATTTGGCGCGATAGTCGGAATTTTAGCTGGCGTTGCAACCATGGTTTCAGCTTGGCAGTTGGGATGGGCAAATGGTTACTTGTACGCCACGATAGGAATCGTGTCTTGTTTAGTGTTTGGCTACCTTGCCAGCTTACTGACACAAAACACGAAAGCAGCGAATAAAGACTTAACTGGGTTAACACTTTACACAATGGACTCAGTCGCCATCAAACCATCGTAAACATCAGGCTTTAACAAGGGGATATGTCAGTGGTAAATAGAGAGTTAGAAAAGCAATTATTATTGTCGTTGAAGCACTCTTTGATTGTTTCTTGTCAGCCAGTAGATGATGGTCCTATGGACAAGGTCGAACACGTTGTGGCGATGGCGTTGGCTGCCGTGAATGGTGGAGCCAAAGGGCTAAGAATCGAAGGTGTCGAGAATGTACGGGCGGTGGCCAAGGTAAGCCCTGTGCCAATTGTCGGTATTATAAAAAGAGATTTAGCTGATAGCGCTGTGCGTATCACGCCATATGTTGATGATGTCAATGCGCTAGCAAAGGCTGGAGCAAGTATTATTGCATTTGATGGAACAGACAGGAGGCGTCCTGCATCAATGTTACAGCTATTAGATGCAATCCACATGTCAGGTTGTGTTGCTATGGCAGATTGTGCTGACTATGAGGTTGGCTTAATGCTGGCTCAACATGGCTGCACTTTTATTGGCAGTACATTGTCTGGTTACACAGATAACTCAGCCCCTCCTTTTGAGCCTGATTATAACTTGGTGAGCCGCTGGGTAAGTCAGGGGCTGAATGTGATTGCAGAAGGGCGTTATAACTCACCTGAGCGGGCTGCATATGCCATAGGGCTTGGTGCGTTTTCAGTTACTGTTGGATCCGCAATCACGCGTGTGGAACACATTACTCAGTGGTTTGTCGCTGGTGTTGAAGCCGGTGGTAATACTAGTACCGTCGAGAATGAAAATGCCCAAGATGGTATAGGAGCCTTGGCTACATGATTATCACAATTGATGTTGGCGGCACCAAGATATCGGCTGCGTTAATCAAGGGGACTAAAGTCATTAAGGTTAGGAAAGTTGATTCAATTATCCATCAAGACTTAGCTAACCTTGCAAGTTACCTTGTTAACTTATGTGAAGGTTGGGCAGAGCAGGCGTTTACGGTTGCGGTAGCCTGTACTGGGCTTGTGGGAGCAGAGCGAGTTAACTTTTTATCTGCAAACGATTCGCTACCGCTAAAGCAGCAACTTGAAATAGGCTTTGGTTTACCTGTTGTTATGTTAAACGATGCTGCCGCTGCAGCCTGGGCTGAATATACCTTAAGGCTTGATAGAACAGACAATACTTTGGCCTACATTACCGTTTCAACCGGTGTGGGTGGTGGCATTGTTCAAAATGGCAAGTTAGTGATGGCCGATGATGGGTTTTGTGCGCACATTGGGCATATGTCAGTTAGTCGGCCAGACTTGCCTGTAATTGAGTGTCATTGTGGCAGGTTTAACTGTGTAGAGGCCCTATCTTCAGGGACGGCTATCGCTAATCAAGCGTCAAGTATTTTAAATAAAGGTGTTAGCTGCAAAACCGTTTTTAATGAGCATTTATCCCATCCAGAAATAGCCCTGTTACTAGAGCAGGCAACTGATAGCATTGTTGAGCTTATCGCTAACATTAGAGCCTTAACAGGAACACGAGTCGTGGTGTTAGGCGGCAGTGTCGGCTCTACAAACTTATTCCAAGAGCGAATAAAAACCAAATTAAAGGCACTTCCTAAAATCTACCACGTCGAACTCCTTGCCCCTGTCTCTGGAGAGCATGCCGACCTTATTGGCGCAGCTTTGTACGCCGGTTCGGTAATCGGTTGTGATTAATAGATGCCAGTGTTTTACCTTGATATTGTGATTAATAGATGCCGGTGTTTTACCTTGATATTGTGATTAATGATGCCTGTGTTTTACCTTGATATTGGAATTGATATGCAAGTAATTATTTTAGATACCCCAGAGCAAGTTGCCGAAAAGTCAGCGCAATGGGTAACAGAAGTCATTAAACAAAAGCCAGCGGCTGTTTTGGGTTTAGCAACCGGAAGCACGCCAATTAGTCTATATGAGCTGCTGGTGGAGCAATACCGACATGGCGACTTAAGCTTTGCCGATATCACTACATTTAATCTTGATGAGTACCACAATATTGCGGCTGATAATCCTCAAAGTTACCGTAGTTTTATGCAAAAGCAATTATTTGATCATGTTGATATTGCGCCTAGTCGGACGTATTTACCTACATGTAGCTCAGAGCAAAATCCTCGCCTCCAAGGCGAAGCGTATGAGCAAAAGATAAAAGATAAAGGTGGAATCGATCTGCAAATATTGGGTATAGGTGCAAATGGTCATATAGGTTTTAACGAGCCAACATCGAGTCTGTCATCACGCACCAGAATAAAAACCTTAACCAAGCAAACGTTAACAGATAACAGCCGTTTATTTGGTCAAGGTGAATTTCAACCAACAATGGCTATGACTATGGGGATTGCCACTATTTTAGAAGCTAGTTATGTGTTGTTAATGGCAACGGGGGAAAATAAAGCGTCGGCAGTGAAGCAAATGGTCACCGGACCATTAAATGCCATGTGTCCCGCATCAGCGCTACAGTTACATCAGCATGCGGTTATTCTTATCGATAAGGCCGCCGCTAGCGAGCTAACTGAACAAGATTACTTTTTGTGGGCCGATAAAGAGCAGCAAAAAGTGACTGATAGTCACGGACTATTAACAATGTGCTAGCCTGTGTGCGGCAGTTAATTTGAGTGCTTCTTTATAAAGCCATATTGTTTAATATGGCTTTTTTATTGCCACAGAATAAGAATAATCAATCGAAAGCGAGTCAACTCTATGAGTTTAAAGAGGGGGGATAAATCAATTTTAAATTGAGTCGGTATAGATAAAGAAAAACCATCATCAAGATGATGATGGTTTGATATATAGTGCATTAAATGCGACCTCACTATAAAACACTTAAAATATCGGCAAAATATTGGTGTTTTGCTATATATCGAAAGTCTAAGGAAATCTAGGTGTTAACGAGTTCGGCTTACTATTACTTATTGGGTTGGCCAAATGGGTGGTTAAAGCTACCAACTTGGCCTTTAAACATAAATATAAGTAAGAAATAAGCGATAGCATCAGCATCATGGTGTTATGAAGCTGTATGCTCCATAAAGCCGGCGGCTTTCATTTTCACTATGACATCTTCTTTTTCTTGTGGTGATAGGGCTCGAATTGGCATACGAGGATCGCCAACATCAATCCCATGCAGTTGCATCGCCGCTTTCCCCGCCGCGACTCCGCCATATTGCACAAGAGGTCGAATAAGGCCAATAACTTTATTCATTAAGCGAGTGACAGTTTGTTGCTCTCCTTTGTTAAACGCATCAATTATGTCCAAATACAGCGAGGCTGCGTAATTATAGGTACTACCAACAGCGCCGATAGCGCCTACTGCGAGCCCGCCTGGCAGTGACTCATCGACACCAAATGGAATATCGAATTTACCATTGGCTACTCGCTTACAGCGCTGAAACTCATATAAATCGACATGGTTAAATTTTATACCTGCAAGGTTATCGATGACTTTATCTGCTTTGATAAGAAACTGTTCCATATCAAACATGACATTCGACATTCCTGAGTGGTAGTAATAAAAAGCTTTACTTGGCGCCGCGGCCGCGACGGTTGCGCAGTATTTGACAAGGCAATCGACTGAACTGGGTTTAAAAAAGCAAGGTGCAATAACGGATGTTGCAAATACATCAAGAGTATCGGCGTGCTTAGTTAGTTCTAGCGTGTCAACAATTGATAGAGCGCCAGTATGAACTGTAATACTTAGTTTACCTTGTGCGGCCTTAACCCAGCGCTCTGCCACCGCTTTTCGCTCATTGACGGAGCAATTGAGGCCTTCGCCTGTTGTGCCGCAAATATAAACACCTTTAACATTTTGTTTGATGAGCAGTGCGGCAATTTGATCGATAACAGGCAGATTAACATCACCATTAATATCAAATGGAGTATGTGGTGCTGCGATTAACCCAGTTAGTTTTTGCATGGTAATCCTTTATTTAAATTAAAATATTTGTTTGCCATCAATCCATGTTTGGCTTACGTGTAAACTTGTTTGACTACTCTTTTCAAGTACGGTGAAGTCTGCATTTGCGCCTATTGCAAGTAATTGCGTGGCTGTATTAATGCCGAGAAAGTCTGCTGGATACACACTTGCCATTCTTAGAGACTCTTCTAGTGAAATATCTAGCATGGTTTGGGCGTTGTTGACCGCCGTTATCATATCTAATGCTGAGCCTGCTAATTGACCGGTTTGGCTGGTTAACTTATTAGTGCTGAGTTGTATTTGATGACCATCAAACTCAAATGTTTGTTGGTTGCTACCAATGGTAGACATTGCATCTGTCACTAACATCATTTTTCCATTGCTTTTAACTTTGGTAGCAAGCTTTGCCGATGCAGGATGCACGTGATGGCCGTCTAAGATAAGGCCACACCAGCTATTCTTATCAAGAAGTGCAGCGCCGAGCATATTGGGGTCTCGGGATGTGAGTGGCGACATAGCATTAAATAGATGAGTAAACCCGATTGCGCCAGCATCAAGCGCTGCTTGAGTGAGTTCAAAGCTTGCATTGGAGTGGCCTAAACATACTTTAACATTGTGTGCTATTAGCGATTTTACTTGCTCTGTTGTCACACACTCTGGTGCGATGGTGACCACTTTGATACCTAGGTCGTTACGGCAATACACTGCCATTTCTTGATCACTTAGGGCCCTAATGTGCTGGCTATTGTGGATCCCTTTTTTTGGCTCGCTGATATGCGGTCCTTCAAAGTGAACACCTATAACGCCTGGAAGCCGTTTTTTAATGGCGTCAGCGATAGTATTTGCGGCATTGTTTAATGTGGTTAAATCACTGGTAATTAGCGTTGGAAGTAGCCATGTGGTGCCATAACGACTGTGGGCATGCACCATAGCTTCGAGAGCCGTTAAGTGAGTTTGCTGATTAAACAAATAGCCGCCACCACCATTAACTTGAACGTCAATAAAGCCTGGGGTTAATAATCCCGAAATTTTGAATTCTTTTGCATTATTTACGCTATCAAAAGCGATCACTTTGCCATCTTGGAAAGTGATTGGCTGATCTTTCAAGATCTCTCGACCATTAAATACTTGCTCGGCTATCACTGTCGTAATCATTATTAATTAGGCTCTATTGCTGAAGATAATCCCACTTGATGCGGTTCTATGATCCGGCGCTGAGTGAGTGTAAGGCTAACCTGTTGTGCTATCCGTTGTGATAGGTATCTCATTAACCTGTTATACCAATGTACCAGTTGTTTGTTTTTTGTCAAAGAAAAGTTTCATGTTGATGTGGCTTATGCTTGTAGCGGGAGTGAATTGCGCACGAGTCTATTTTGGATTGATGTTGTCTCTGTGAGGGTCAAACCCGCAGGCTGATTAGTTAAGCGAGGTATTGACGTGCAAAACGGTGATGCTCTTGAGGCGCAGTACTAGCACTGCAAACGCATGTTCACAAACAAAATTGCATCTGTACTTACATGGTGGTGTAATAGGTATACCTGTTAGGTTTTTATTATGATAAGGAAAACGATTGATGGAATATATTGTAGGCGCATATGCCACTGCACCTTCGGCTGAAGGTTGGGAGCCAGAGCTTGAGTCTCTGTATTATCAGCATTTAAAGTCCGAAGATAACATTATTGGTATTGAGCATCCTTTTGTCGGTAAGTTACATCCTTATGATGATGAATGGTTTTTAAGTAATGTCAGTAAGGACTGGCAGTTTGTATTTACCTCAATTCCAGGTGTGATGGGACAGTTAGCGAATAATCCCCACTTTGGTATAGCGTCAACAAATGAAGCCGGTAGACAAGCCGCATTAGTTTTTTATCAGCAGGCTCAACAAGCGATTATGACATTAAATAATCATCTTGGACGGGAGGCGGTCAGTTTTCTTAAGATTCATACTGCTCCAAAAATATCAAAAAATTCAACATCATCTATTGCTGCCTTACAATCTTCATTAGAGACAATGTTGTCGTGGGATTGGCACGGAGCAAAACTGGTTATTGAGCATTGTGATGCCTACATAGAAGGCCAAGATGCAGAAAAAGGCTTTATGCGTCTAGAAGATGAGATCTCGGCTGCACAATACGTTAATAACAAACTACAGAGTGACCTAGGTATTAGTATTAACTGGGGGCGCTCGGCAATTGAGGCGCGCAGTACTAACGGACCTTTGCAGCACATTGAACTGGCTAAGCAAAGCGGATTACTGAAAGGCATTATATTTTCGGGTGCCAGTGATATTGAAGGGCCGTATGGCAAGTGGAAGGATACCCATATGCCTCCGGCTAAAGCTCTCTATATTCCAAGTTATGCACAAGGTTCATTATTGACCTTTAAAGAGATCGAAAATTCAATTCAAGCGTGTCAACCGCAAAGCTTGAGCTTTATCGGCGGTAAAATTTCTTTGCAACCAAACCGAGCCGATGTTGAGCAACGTGTTTCATATATAAAAAGTTTACTGACCTTGTTGGATCATGCTTTAGAACCAAATGAAACGTCAGTTTCTTAAAATGGGACGCGGTACTGTTAGATTTCAAATTAAAGTTCAGTGTTTTTAACGGCAAATTTAGCCGTGAAGCGGTGGGGATTTTAGAGATTATGTCTGGTTTTATTTAACATGAAATCACGCTCAAATTCAGGCTTTCTATGTTAACATCCCCAACCAATCTATTTAGCAAAGCTTTTTCCTTTGGCTATTTAATTCAATTTTAGAGGTGTGCAGCACCTTGTTATGCGGAACGTTAAATGAAATTTAGTCCACTCGTAGATGAGCTGATCCAGTCACTTCGTTGTTTACCAGGCGTTGGCCCAAAATCTGCCCAAAGAATGGCGTTTCAACTGCTAGAGCGTGATCGTAAAGCGGGCGCTAAGTTGGCTGATTCGCTAGCTAAAGCTATGTCTGAGGTGGGTCACTGTCAGTCATGCCGTACCTTCACCGAAGAAACCTATTGCCCGATTTGTGTCAGCACTAAGCGTGGCCACTCAGAAGTGATCTGTGTGGTTGAAACCCCCGCCGATGTATTAGCAATCGAAGCGGGTGGCCATTTTTCTGGGCGTTACTTCGTGTTGTTAGGACACCTGTCACCGCTTGATGGTGTGGGGCCTGATGAGCTTGGACTTGATTTACTTGAGCAGCATTTAGCGACTGGTGATGTCAGTGAGCTTATTTTAGCAACCAATCCAACCGTAGAAGGTGACGCGACTGCGCACTACATTGCCGATATGGCAAAACGCCATCAATTGACTGTCAGTCGTATTGCCCACGGCGTCCCCGTTGGTGGCGAGCTAGAGTACGTTGATAGCACAACACTTGCGCTTTCTTTTAACGGCCGTTTACCTATGTAATATTCTTGCCTGTTTAGTCGGTATTGATTAGCTAGTTAAACTTATGAAGTTAAATACTGCTTTTGAACAACAACTTATTTTAAAATCCAGTTTACGAATATTCGCAAACTGGATTTTTTTTGTGCAATTGAAGGCAATGCACTCTTTATCCCTTGAAAAGCATTTTTCTAGCCCCATCTCTTAAGCAAGCGTTACTTAAACTGATTTTTTTAAAGGGAACATTTCATGTCACAACAAGAGACTCATGGCTTTCAAACTGAAGTCAAACAACTACTACATTTGATGATCCACTCTCTGTACTCAAACAAAGAGATCTTTTTGCGTGAGTTAGTATCGAATGCTGCCGATGCCGCCGATAAACTACGCTATGAAGCCCTAACAAACGATAACCTTTATGAAGGTGACGGCGAGCTACGTGTTCGCATTAGTGCAGATAAAGAGAAAGGTACCGTAACTATTGAAGATAATGGTATCGGTATGACTCGCGACGGTGTGATTGAACACTTAGGGACAATCGCTAAATCGGGCACTGCTGATTTCTTCAAGAAGCTTTCTGGTGATGAGTCAAAAGACTCACAATTGATTGGTCAGTTCGGTGTCGGTTTCTACTCTTCATTTATTGTTGCAGACAGAGTGACTGTTCGCACCCGTGCTGCTGGCCATAGCGCCGATGAAGCGGTACTTTGGGAGTCAGCCGGTGAAGGTGACTTCACTGTTGAGACCATTTCTAAGCAAACTCGTGGTACAGAAATTACCCTACATCTTCGTGATGATGAAAAAGAGTTTGCAGACGACTATCGTCTACGCTCAATCATCACTAAGTATTCAGATCATATCTCAGTACCTGTAGAGATGTTTGAAGCTGGAACGCCAGCAGTTGAAGCCACTGAAGATACAGAAGCTGTAGCTGCTACTGAAGGTAGCTGGAAGCCAATGAACAAGGCGACAGCGCTTTGGACTCGTAACAAAAGTGATGTGTCTGATGAAGAGTATCAAGAGTTTTACAAGCATATCTCTCATGACTTTACTGACCCACTACTATGGAGCCACAACCGCGTAGAAGGTAAGCAAGAGTATACTAGCCTGCTTTATATCCCAGCTAAAGCACCTTGGGATATGTGGAACCGTGACCGCAAGCATGGCTTAAAACTATTCGTTCAGCGTGTATTCGTGATGGACGATGCCGAGCAGTTTATGCCGAGCTACCTGCGTTTTGTGCAAGGTCTAATCGACTCGAACGACCTGCCGCTAAACGTATCTCGTGAAATCCTGCAAGATAACAAGGTGACAACGGCACTGCGAACCGCTGTGACTAAGCGTGTATTGGGTATGCTTGAAAAGCTAGCTAAGAATGACGCTGAAAAGTACCAGTCTTTCTGGACTGAATTTGGTCAAGTTCTGAAAGAAGGTCCTGCTGAAGACTTCGCTAACAAAGAGCGCATTGCAGGTCTATTGCGTTTTGCATCGACTCATACAGGTGAGGCGACGCCGAATGTTTCACTAGCTGATTATATCGAGCGCATGCAAGAAGGTCAGTCTAAGATCTACTACATCGTTGCCGATAGCCATGAAGCTGCAGCCAATAGCCCACATCTTGAATTGCTACGTAAGAAAGGCATTGAAGTATTATTGATGTCTGAGCGCATCGATGAGTGGTTGATTAACCACTTAACTGAGTTCGATGGCAAGAAGCTGCACTCGGTAACTCGCGGTGATCTTGAGCTAGGTGAGCTTGAAGATGATGATGAAAAAGAGGCGCAAGAGAAGTTACAAACTGAATCTGAAGGCCTAGTTAAGCGCGTTAAAGACAGCTTAGGCGACAAAGTTTCAGAGGTTAAGGTGACGACGCGTCTAACAGATACGCCTGCTTGTGTGGTTGCAGGTGAAGGCGAGATGTCGACCCAGATGATCAAGTTGATGCAAGCAGCAGGACAAGACGTACCTGAGCCTAAGCCGACATTTGAGCTAAACCCTGAACACCCATTGGTTGCCCGTTTAAATGACGAGCAAGATGAGCAGCAATTTGCTCAATGGTCAGAGCTATTACTACAGCAAGCATTGTTGTCAGAGAAAGGCAGCCTCGCAGACCCATCTGCATTCATTAAGCTGATGAACCAAATGCTATTAGCTAGCGTTAAGTAATCAACAACTATGATTAAAGGGGCAGTTATACTGATTGGTATTACTGCCTCTTTCTTTATGGTCACTCGCTAAAAGCGAAGGAAAAGTTATGCAATCGATTCTAGAGCTGACGAAAGAAAATATACAGCAAGTGGTCGACGCTTCGATGGAGAAGGTCGTCGTGATGGCATTTTGGGCGAATCAAAGTCCAGAAAGCTTAGGCTTAATGCAAACTCTTGAAAGTATCGCACAGCAACAAAATGGCCGTTTTGTGTTAGCTAAAGTGAACTGCGAACATGAGATGGAGATCGCTAATTACTTTCAGATCCAGAGTCTGCCGACTACTTTAGTACTTCACGAAGGTAAACCAGTCGATGGCTTTGCTGGTGTGCAAGAGGCGCTGCAA
Protein-coding sequences here:
- a CDS encoding N-acetylmannosamine-6-phosphate 2-epimerase yields the protein MSVVNRELEKQLLLSLKHSLIVSCQPVDDGPMDKVEHVVAMALAAVNGGAKGLRIEGVENVRAVAKVSPVPIVGIIKRDLADSAVRITPYVDDVNALAKAGASIIAFDGTDRRRPASMLQLLDAIHMSGCVAMADCADYEVGLMLAQHGCTFIGSTLSGYTDNSAPPFEPDYNLVSRWVSQGLNVIAEGRYNSPERAAYAIGLGAFSVTVGSAITRVEHITQWFVAGVEAGGNTSTVENENAQDGIGALAT
- a CDS encoding ROK family protein — translated: MIITIDVGGTKISAALIKGTKVIKVRKVDSIIHQDLANLASYLVNLCEGWAEQAFTVAVACTGLVGAERVNFLSANDSLPLKQQLEIGFGLPVVMLNDAAAAAWAEYTLRLDRTDNTLAYITVSTGVGGGIVQNGKLVMADDGFCAHIGHMSVSRPDLPVIECHCGRFNCVEALSSGTAIANQASSILNKGVSCKTVFNEHLSHPEIALLLEQATDSIVELIANIRALTGTRVVVLGGSVGSTNLFQERIKTKLKALPKIYHVELLAPVSGEHADLIGAALYAGSVIGCD
- the nagB gene encoding glucosamine-6-phosphate deaminase — protein: MQVIILDTPEQVAEKSAQWVTEVIKQKPAAVLGLATGSTPISLYELLVEQYRHGDLSFADITTFNLDEYHNIAADNPQSYRSFMQKQLFDHVDIAPSRTYLPTCSSEQNPRLQGEAYEQKIKDKGGIDLQILGIGANGHIGFNEPTSSLSSRTRIKTLTKQTLTDNSRLFGQGEFQPTMAMTMGIATILEASYVLLMATGENKASAVKQMVTGPLNAMCPASALQLHQHAVILIDKAAASELTEQDYFLWADKEQQKVTDSHGLLTMC
- a CDS encoding dihydrodipicolinate synthase family protein — encoded protein: MQKLTGLIAAPHTPFDINGDVNLPVIDQIAALLIKQNVKGVYICGTTGEGLNCSVNERKAVAERWVKAAQGKLSITVHTGALSIVDTLELTKHADTLDVFATSVIAPCFFKPSSVDCLVKYCATVAAAAPSKAFYYYHSGMSNVMFDMEQFLIKADKVIDNLAGIKFNHVDLYEFQRCKRVANGKFDIPFGVDESLPGGLAVGAIGAVGSTYNYAASLYLDIIDAFNKGEQQTVTRLMNKVIGLIRPLVQYGGVAAGKAAMQLHGIDVGDPRMPIRALSPQEKEDVIVKMKAAGFMEHTAS
- the nagA gene encoding N-acetylglucosamine-6-phosphate deacetylase → MITTVIAEQVFNGREILKDQPITFQDGKVIAFDSVNNAKEFKISGLLTPGFIDVQVNGGGGYLFNQQTHLTALEAMVHAHSRYGTTWLLPTLITSDLTTLNNAANTIADAIKKRLPGVIGVHFEGPHISEPKKGIHNSQHIRALSDQEMAVYCRNDLGIKVVTIAPECVTTEQVKSLIAHNVKVCLGHSNASFELTQAALDAGAIGFTHLFNAMSPLTSRDPNMLGAALLDKNSWCGLILDGHHVHPASAKLATKVKSNGKMMLVTDAMSTIGSNQQTFEFDGHQIQLSTNKLTSQTGQLAGSALDMITAVNNAQTMLDISLEESLRMASVYPADFLGINTATQLLAIGANADFTVLEKSSQTSLHVSQTWIDGKQIF
- a CDS encoding DUF4862 family protein → MEYIVGAYATAPSAEGWEPELESLYYQHLKSEDNIIGIEHPFVGKLHPYDDEWFLSNVSKDWQFVFTSIPGVMGQLANNPHFGIASTNEAGRQAALVFYQQAQQAIMTLNNHLGREAVSFLKIHTAPKISKNSTSSIAALQSSLETMLSWDWHGAKLVIEHCDAYIEGQDAEKGFMRLEDEISAAQYVNNKLQSDLGISINWGRSAIEARSTNGPLQHIELAKQSGLLKGIIFSGASDIEGPYGKWKDTHMPPAKALYIPSYAQGSLLTFKEIENSIQACQPQSLSFIGGKISLQPNRADVEQRVSYIKSLLTLLDHALEPNETSVS
- the recR gene encoding recombination mediator RecR — protein: MKFSPLVDELIQSLRCLPGVGPKSAQRMAFQLLERDRKAGAKLADSLAKAMSEVGHCQSCRTFTEETYCPICVSTKRGHSEVICVVETPADVLAIEAGGHFSGRYFVLLGHLSPLDGVGPDELGLDLLEQHLATGDVSELILATNPTVEGDATAHYIADMAKRHQLTVSRIAHGVPVGGELEYVDSTTLALSFNGRLPM
- the htpG gene encoding molecular chaperone HtpG codes for the protein MSQQETHGFQTEVKQLLHLMIHSLYSNKEIFLRELVSNAADAADKLRYEALTNDNLYEGDGELRVRISADKEKGTVTIEDNGIGMTRDGVIEHLGTIAKSGTADFFKKLSGDESKDSQLIGQFGVGFYSSFIVADRVTVRTRAAGHSADEAVLWESAGEGDFTVETISKQTRGTEITLHLRDDEKEFADDYRLRSIITKYSDHISVPVEMFEAGTPAVEATEDTEAVAATEGSWKPMNKATALWTRNKSDVSDEEYQEFYKHISHDFTDPLLWSHNRVEGKQEYTSLLYIPAKAPWDMWNRDRKHGLKLFVQRVFVMDDAEQFMPSYLRFVQGLIDSNDLPLNVSREILQDNKVTTALRTAVTKRVLGMLEKLAKNDAEKYQSFWTEFGQVLKEGPAEDFANKERIAGLLRFASTHTGEATPNVSLADYIERMQEGQSKIYYIVADSHEAAANSPHLELLRKKGIEVLLMSERIDEWLINHLTEFDGKKLHSVTRGDLELGELEDDDEKEAQEKLQTESEGLVKRVKDSLGDKVSEVKVTTRLTDTPACVVAGEGEMSTQMIKLMQAAGQDVPEPKPTFELNPEHPLVARLNDEQDEQQFAQWSELLLQQALLSEKGSLADPSAFIKLMNQMLLASVK